In Mesotoga sp. Brook.08.105.5.1, the following proteins share a genomic window:
- a CDS encoding NAD(P)-binding protein, producing the protein MAKIVIIGGGIGGLAAGCFARMNGFDPIILEKSSKLGGLCTS; encoded by the coding sequence ATGGCAAAGATTGTTATCATCGGAGGTGGAATCGGCGGACTGGCCGCGGGGTGTTTTGCCAGAATGAACGGATTCGACCCGATAATACTTGAGAAGTCAAGCAAATTGGGCGGTCTATGCACCTCATAG
- a CDS encoding ABC transporter ATP-binding protein, with protein MPEIILKNLTKTFGSVNAVDKLDLTIEDRDFVTLLGPSGCGKTTTLRMISGLETPTIGEISIGGKVVFSGEKQINLSPDKRDVGLLFQNYALWPHMTVYQNIAFGLENMKWSKEEIRKRVREMGDLVKISDLLDRYPSELSGGQQQRVAIARTLAPNPKVLLMDEPLSNLDAKLRMEMRAELKRLHREIESTVVYVTHDQLEAMTLATKVCLLEEGVLQQYAPPLVIYDQPSNVFVGDFIGNPSMNFLDATVKGAEKDGVSLETAELTMEMIFKSKEAEVKNGDEVIIGLRPEDITLNPYSGANSCVIYSTLPSGMETVVRAKIKNTMFSIVVFGRVDFVVDSKMEISFPSVNYLLFDKATKNKIGAGSLKLTE; from the coding sequence ATGCCTGAAATTATATTGAAGAACCTGACAAAGACTTTCGGAAGTGTCAACGCGGTTGACAAGCTTGATCTTACGATTGAAGACCGCGATTTTGTGACGCTTCTCGGTCCCTCCGGATGCGGTAAAACCACGACACTTCGAATGATATCCGGGCTTGAAACGCCAACAATCGGTGAGATAAGCATCGGCGGTAAGGTGGTTTTTTCAGGTGAGAAGCAGATTAACCTATCTCCGGATAAGCGGGATGTCGGCCTCTTGTTCCAGAATTACGCACTTTGGCCTCACATGACAGTTTATCAGAACATAGCTTTCGGTCTTGAAAACATGAAGTGGAGCAAAGAGGAAATAAGAAAGCGAGTAAGAGAGATGGGCGATCTCGTCAAGATAAGCGATCTTCTTGACAGGTATCCTTCAGAACTTTCGGGCGGTCAACAGCAAAGAGTTGCCATCGCAAGAACACTTGCTCCAAATCCTAAGGTCCTCTTGATGGATGAGCCGCTTTCTAACCTTGATGCCAAACTGAGAATGGAAATGCGAGCCGAACTGAAGCGGCTTCACAGGGAGATCGAATCGACGGTAGTCTACGTCACTCATGATCAGCTGGAAGCAATGACGCTGGCCACAAAGGTTTGTCTCCTTGAGGAAGGGGTTCTCCAGCAATATGCGCCCCCACTCGTAATATACGATCAACCGTCCAACGTTTTCGTCGGAGATTTCATCGGGAATCCTTCAATGAATTTCCTGGATGCCACAGTTAAGGGTGCTGAGAAAGATGGAGTCTCTCTTGAAACCGCCGAACTCACTATGGAGATGATTTTCAAGAGCAAAGAGGCAGAAGTTAAGAACGGTGACGAAGTAATAATTGGTTTGAGACCGGAGGACATCACGCTAAACCCGTACAGCGGAGCAAATAGTTGTGTTATCTACTCAACGCTTCCTTCTGGAATGGAGACAGTGGTGAGGGCAAAGATCAAGAACACGATGTTCTCAATAGTCGTCTTTGGAAGAGTCGATTTCGTAGTTGATTCGAAGATGGAGATCTCCTTTCCTTCAGTAAACTACTTGCTTTTCGACAAAGCTACAAAGAATAAGATAGGAGCAGGCTCTTTGAAGTTGACAGAGTAG
- a CDS encoding iron ABC transporter permease encodes MKKLLNKLLGYLSKPEHAILILLLIILIYLTIVPLFYIGVDTFTVHSAEVRRIRGSSVGDFTTYHWEYVFKSAASDNLFYKPLINTLLVSIATCAFALIVGGFFAWMVTRTNLRFKKPISTMMLFPYIMPSWTLAMAWLNFFKNKSIGGVPGIFTALTGIETSDWFAYGFIPIVLVLGMHYAPFAFILIGGILRNMDANLEEAAVILKATRFRIIWKITVPIVMPAILSTFLLVFSSAMSAFAVPSFLGGPVRFQVLTTQLYRTINGVNPGAGYIIASFMIVVGVAILTINQLIIGKRKGFTTVTGKSGNISLVNLRKLRTPISSIMLVLLVAVAVIPLLTFAAQSFFVEPGNYSLSNLSTIFWTGEGSPDIANGEPGILKNKYVYQGLFNSFSLSIVVALIAGTVGILVGYSVAKTRGRFGSNMVDRLAFFPYLIPSMAFGAIYLSMFSVQRGFIPPLYGTFAILALVGSVKYLPFASRAGINAILQLGKEIEEAAIILGIRWWKRMVKIIIPIQKPTVISGYLLPFISSMRELALYILLVTPSTSILTTMLFKYNEKGWNQYANAIVLLIIGIVLVFNFVINKVTGASLDKGIGG; translated from the coding sequence CTGCAGAAGTGAGAAGAATTAGGGGTTCAAGTGTTGGAGATTTCACGACTTACCACTGGGAGTACGTGTTTAAAAGTGCTGCAAGCGACAACTTGTTTTATAAACCCCTCATAAACACTTTGCTGGTTTCAATAGCTACCTGCGCTTTCGCGCTCATAGTCGGAGGCTTCTTCGCCTGGATGGTAACCAGAACAAATCTCAGATTCAAGAAGCCGATATCCACGATGATGTTGTTTCCATATATTATGCCCTCCTGGACACTGGCTATGGCCTGGCTGAACTTCTTCAAGAACAAGAGCATTGGTGGCGTACCTGGCATATTCACGGCCTTAACGGGCATTGAGACTTCAGACTGGTTTGCATATGGATTCATTCCGATAGTTCTCGTTCTGGGAATGCATTATGCGCCCTTTGCATTCATACTAATCGGTGGGATCTTGAGAAACATGGACGCAAACCTTGAAGAGGCCGCAGTGATTCTCAAGGCAACGAGATTTCGGATAATATGGAAGATAACTGTGCCAATAGTCATGCCAGCCATTCTGTCTACGTTCTTGCTTGTGTTCTCCAGCGCTATGAGTGCGTTTGCCGTGCCTTCATTCCTTGGAGGTCCGGTGAGGTTTCAGGTGCTTACAACGCAGCTGTACAGAACGATCAACGGAGTTAATCCCGGTGCCGGATACATTATCGCTTCATTCATGATAGTTGTTGGAGTGGCAATTCTCACGATAAATCAGTTGATTATCGGCAAGAGAAAAGGGTTCACTACGGTAACGGGAAAGAGCGGAAACATCTCGCTTGTGAATTTGAGAAAGCTTCGTACACCGATTTCCTCAATTATGCTGGTACTCCTGGTAGCAGTGGCGGTAATCCCGCTGCTTACCTTTGCGGCTCAGTCGTTCTTTGTGGAGCCCGGGAATTACTCTCTTAGCAATCTATCTACGATATTCTGGACGGGAGAGGGTAGTCCGGACATAGCAAACGGTGAGCCGGGTATCTTAAAGAATAAGTACGTGTATCAAGGCTTGTTCAATAGTTTCTCTCTTTCTATCGTAGTAGCGCTGATAGCAGGCACAGTTGGTATACTGGTCGGGTATTCCGTTGCCAAAACCAGAGGAAGATTCGGCTCCAATATGGTTGATAGGTTGGCCTTCTTTCCATATTTGATTCCTAGCATGGCTTTCGGTGCGATCTATCTATCGATGTTCTCGGTTCAGCGAGGTTTCATACCACCTCTTTACGGTACTTTTGCGATACTTGCCCTTGTTGGTTCGGTGAAGTATCTGCCTTTTGCATCGAGAGCGGGTATTAACGCGATTCTGCAGCTTGGCAAGGAAATTGAAGAGGCCGCAATAATACTGGGCATCAGATGGTGGAAGAGAATGGTGAAGATAATCATCCCAATTCAGAAGCCCACGGTAATATCCGGTTATCTTCTTCCTTTCATATCGAGCATGAGAGAACTAGCCCTCTATATACTGCTTGTTACACCGTCAACCAGCATTTTGACGACAATGCTTTTCAAGTACAACGAAAAGGGCTGGAATCAATACGCAAATGCGATTGTACTGCTGATAATCGGAATAGTTCTTGTGTTCAATTTCGTGATCAATAAAGTCACCGGCGCAAGTCTGGATAAAGGAATAGGAGGTTGA